The Priestia filamentosa genome includes the window GCCCAATAAACTGAGCCGAATGGTATTGCAAAATACATAAGACCATTAAGAAGTGAAATAATTAGAACCTCTTTTGAAAAAGAAAGCTTTCTATTTAAAAACAAATAACCTGCAATTAATATACTTGCAATTAAAAACCTCATACCAGCCGACCAAAAGGGAAGGCTACCTTCTAGTCCGGTTTTTTGGAAGGCCCATGTGGTCCCTCCTATCAAACATAAAAGTCCAAATAGGAGGGGAGCATGGATACGAAATAATTTGGAACTCATAATACGTCACCTTGTTTCCTTTGTATCTATTAGCATAACAATTTCACTTAAATTCTTATTTTCTAGCATGTACGGTAAAACACATAGGTACCTCACCGAAGTCTTTAACAATAAATAAATTGTGCTGTTCAGCCGCTTTAATTGTAGTAATACAAGAATCTACTATTCCCAATGAACAGTCTAGTGCTGCTTGAGCATTACTGTCCACTAGCTTTATATTACTGCTAAATGCTTGAGCAAGATTAGCTGGAGCTGGATGAGAAGCGATTACGGTATCTTTAGAGAAATTAAACTCTTGTCTTGCTGCAAGAACCATATTGTATGTTGGCATGATAAAGCTATCTATAAGCTCTAAATTAGATAAATTCTTAAATACTATGTCATGAAGATAAGGATAAACAGCGCAACCTATAAGTATAGAATTTTCAGTCTCTTTAACATAGGGTAGTGCCTCTTCTAGTGTTTTATGTAGAACAACTTTCCCTTTTATTTGTTGTTTCTCAAGCCATAATAAACCAGCCTTCTCACAATTTGTTCCTGCTGGACCTAATGTGTGAACAACTTTCACCTTTTGATTTAATTCCTGAACATTTTGCATAATAGTCGCCATAATTTGAGCCCCCTAAATTGTTATATTATTTTTATAAGTAATTTTAATCTTTTTATCTAAATTCTTGTAATAGTTTTCACAATCCTCATAAGACTGATGACTTGTCAAAATAAAACCAGGGTACCCTGAGAAATACGGGTAAGGTAAGATTTCAGTCCCTTTGTCAATAAATTGGAGAATTCTTTTTACTCGTGAGTCTTTTTGTAAGGATTCAATTCCTTGAATTTCTTCAACAACACCAGATCCTTGAACTGGAATAATATAGTTACCTGCTACATTTTTAGCAATAATATTATGTAAAATACAATGGGGATCTAAAACTCCAACTGCATTTTGAATAGCTAACTGCATATAGTTAATACCTGTACTTTCTTTTACAATATAATGAGAGACACCTGAACCTCCAATCCGTGCTCCCACTTCAATCACATAAGGTACTCCATCCTGGTTTAATCGTAATTCAGTATGAGCAGGACCATTTTCAATTCCTAATGCTTTTACAGCACGAGATGCTTCATTAGCTATGGTACTTTTTAAATTTTCATCTAACTGAGCTGGAGCTATATAAACTCCTTCCTCAAAGAATGGTCCTTTACAATCTCCCTTATATCCAATTGATAAAACATAAACTTCGCCTTTTATCGAGAAGGTTTCAATAGCAAATTCTGGTCCATCTATAAACTGTTCAATAACAATTCCAATCTTGTTTTGCGTAAATTTACCGAGTTCGTCTTTGTTAATCTTTTTTACCTTATTTATACTTTTCACTAACTCTTCTCTATTATTTACTCGAGTCACACCTTGACTAGAAAATCCATTAGTAGGTTTCACAACTAAAGGAAACTCAAATAATAATTCATCTAGAATTTCATCTGATGCTAATTCATAGAAAGTAGGTGTATTAAGGTTGTTTTCTTTCAAACTTCTCCTCATTTCATTTTTATTTCGGCACTTTTCTATTACAGAAATAGGGAGGGATGGGAGCTTCAACTCTTCTGCTACTTTTGCTACAAAGTCTAATGCTGGTTCAAATAGGGTCATTACTCCATCAAAAGGACTTTCTTGATATGCCTGTTTGACAATGTTAAGTGCCTCTTCCTGCTGATCAAATAAACGGATAGGAATATATCTGTTAATACCAGAAAGATTCTTAGGTCTAGTATCATTAGCATTATAAAAGAAAGTTACTTCTACACCTAAATCTTGTGCCTCCTCAAAAACAAAAGGTAAATGTTTATTTTGGCAGATAATTGCTAAGTGTTTGTCTGCTATCTTCACTAGTCTCACTTCCTTCATTTTTAAATTAAGGAGCCTAGAGCAAAAAACACGAACTTTATATGCTAAATAATCGCCGAGAACTCCTATTATCAGAAATAATAGTGCTTTGTTAGCAATGAGTTTTAGAATCAAATCAGATGAATTTTAGATGTTGTTGCATCTTAGCATACATTTGTCATATTTTAGGCTTGCTACCCCTTTATAAAGTTATTTAAATAACCTTAGTAATTTACTAATCTGTTATTACTGAGTGTTAATAAATTTTAATTAATTTTTTCATTACTAAATTTTAATAAAATTCAATCAATTATATTACTACTAAATTTTAGTAAAGTTCAACTAGTTATGTCAATGTAATTATTAATAAACTTATGTAAAATATTTGTAAAATTAATTCTTGGAAATGCTTTAAATCTGTACTTTGTTCAGATCCCCTTATTATCAGCAATCTAAAAAATGTATACTCTATACAAACCTAATTAACATAAAATAGTCAGGAGAATTTCTCAAGCTACATATGTATATGAATCTATAAAACTGGAAAACCTATTAGTGTATTTCCCTATCCATATAAATAAGTTTACATAAAATAGAATACATACTTTCTATTCTATTTAATTACCTGTTTCGCTATTGTAAGTATTCCTAATCTTACTTTTCTTGTTACACTCAGTCTTTTACATAATTAAGTTAAATACATCTACCTATTATTTAACAACGTTTCCATCTAAAGTCTGGTTTCTGTCCTTATGTTAAAGGGAATTAAACTCCAAAAGTCAACCTTAAAAGGAGACAATCATGGTTACAATTGAATCGATCGTAATAGGTATTGTATTCATCATCATTCAACTATACGCATTAACAATTGTCGAACGCTCTCCAATAGGAGAGCAAAAGCTGCTCTCCTTATCAGGCGGTGTAGCTATTGCTTATGTGTTTATTTATATCTTACCGACGCTTCACGGAAAACAAGAAAAACTTGGAGGATCGCTGGCCCTTGATACTGAACTTTATTTTCTTGGTCTTCTCGGCTTACTAGTCTATTTTTCGGTTTATTCATTCGCTGAGACAAATGCAGCAACACAGCTAAAGGAACAAACCGTTTATATGGTACAGGTGAGTTTCTTTATGGTTTATTCTTTTATCATTTCTTATGTCGTGTTTTCATCTGATGTCCAGCGAGTCGAATCACTATTCTATGGATTGGCTATCAGCCTTCACTTTATTGGGTTGTCCTACCATCTAGGAAAAGAACATCATCGCTTGCATCAAAACAGAGGTCGTTATATGCTTGCCGGAGCAACTTTGTTTGGAGCAATCGCAGGCATCTTCGGTCCCTCATCAGGTCTATTTGTTGAGTCGATGATTGCTTTTAGTTCAGGTGCAATGTTATTTAATGTTATCAGCAAAGAACTCCCTGTCGAAAAGAACGCGCACTTGCCAACCTTTTTAATCTCAGCTCTTGTCTATGCCGCCACAATGATTGCGTTAAAAGCCTTTTTCAATTGGTAGGTAAGTGGCGAGGTTCTTTGTAAGAGATAAGTGAATTGGTTCTGGTGCAAATACTTGAAGAAAATGTAATAAAGTGAAAGATTTCTAGTGGCTCCTTGTTTTATGTTATGTGTGATATTCAAAAGCAGAAAAAACTCCCTTTTGCAGTGGGGAGTCTTTCTGTTTTCAACCTATATACGGTATATAAAGTTAGTTAACATAGTAGTTGATTCAAGGAAGTAATAAGATCGCAAACCTGCTCAGTACAGCAAGTTTGCGATTTTTATTTATGAATACTTTCAATTTGGAGACTGTTTTTTAAAAACATGAACTTCTCTTATACAAAAAAACTATACATAGATCAAGTTTTTTCCTTTAGATCAACACTCAATTTTGTAAGATTTCTCGTGATTTGTAAGTACATCATTATTTCACTGAATAACCTCCATCTACGAAAATATGAGTTCCAGTGATGAAAGACGATTCGTCTGAGGCTAGAAAAATAGCTGGTCCTACAATATCATCCGTCTCTCCCACTCGGTTAAGGATGGTTAGCCCACTTTCACGTTCCATTACCTCTCGATCTGAGAGTCGTGCTCCAGTCAGGTTAGTATGGATGGTTCCTGGCGCAATTGCATTTACCCGGATTTTCATAGTCCCAAGATCTGACGCCATATGACGAGTCATAGAAGCAACGGCTCCTTTGGAAGCCCCATATTGTACCGCATTTGGTTCTGCAATCACAGAAGTAGTAGAAGAAATATGAATAATAGAACCACCTCCTTGTCTGGCCATAACACGAGCAGCTTCTTGACTACACAGGAATACTCCTTTCGCATTGACTTGCATCACACGGTCGTAATCTTCTTCGGTTAATTCGAGAAATGGTTTCCGTATGGTAATTCCTGCATTGGCCACGAGGATATCTAACTGTCCAAATTTTTGAATCGTCTGTTCTATGCACTCCTTTACATTAGCTTGGTTACCAACATCGATGTATGTAGCGAGCCACATATCCTCTGATGCTCCTGAATCTTGAGCCACCTTTTGTGCTGATTCTATATTAATATCCGCAAAGATAACTCGTGCCCCCTCTTTAAGATATCCTTGGGCAATTGCAGCACCCATGCCTGATCCAGCTCCTGTCACCAACGCTACTTTATCTTTAAGTCTCATTTCTACAACTCCCAATTTATCAATATTAATTTATCTTAATAAACTAGACCTTACTCACACATATCTTTTTAATTCTTAAGAAAGACAATACCGTTACTAATAATTAGCACAACTACCCCTGAAAATTAAATAATAAATTGAATATTCTTAATTTTACACCTGCAGTTTTTCTATTAATACTTATTTTTATCATTCTTAATCACAACTTCTTCAACTAATATGTTTTTTTGCGGTTTGATATTTCCCATGATAATATCCGCAACATCGTCAGGTTCCATAAAGGTTTCTTCTGTACTAGCTCCTCCCCATAATTCAGTTTTCATATTTCCCATATACGCTCCAAATATCCTAACAGCCGTCGGCTCAAGTTCTAGCGCTAAGCTTTCAGTAAATCCTCTTACACCAAATTTACTTGCACTATAAACCGATTCTGTAGCTTTTCCTCTCTTCCCTGAAAGAGAGATAATGTTGACAATATAACCTTGATTTCTCTTTTTCATGTCATCTAATACTTCTTGTGTACAAAAGATTGTGCCTTTTAAGTTAATATCAATCATTTGATGAATAGATTCCTCGGTTAAATTCTCCGTCAAATCAAAGCTTCCAACTCCTGCATTATTGATTAATACATCAATTGCTCCAACCTCTTCTTTAATTAAGTGCATAACTTTTGCTACATCCTGTTTAGATGAAACGTCTACTTCATAAATAGAATGGTTGTTTGTTAATGTTTCAGCTGTTCGAATAAGTTTTGTTTGAGTTCGTCCGAGCAAACATACATGACAACCTAAATCAGAATATTTTTTTGCCAAAGAGGCCCCTAATCCACTTCCAGCCCCTGTAATCACCACATTCATATCCATGTAAGTTCCTCCTTTCTCTTAATCTAAGATTGACCCATTTATGGACAAATAAGGGTTAAGTTAAATGTAACCTAAAATGATTTATACAAATATTACATTTCTACTTAAGAATCCTCGCAAAGGTTGAGAAAAATAACTGGTTTTGTCTTTCATTTAGGAAGAAATAAATGTTTGTTTATGCTCCTCCTGAGCCTCATCGCCTTTATAATATTCTGAATATTTATGCTCTTTCTCCCAATAATCAGCCCCTTTAATACCTAACATAGCAGGATCAAATACAGGATCCTTTCCTTCCTTCTTCTGTCTCTCGTAATCTTTTAATACTTTAAACGCTTGTTTGGACAAGAATAAAATAGAAAAAATATTCAACCAAGCCATACTTCCAATGCCTAGGTCTCCTAATCCCCACGCAAGGGTGGCTGCTTTAATACTGCCATAGAAGACAATAGCCAATATGATAAACTTTAGGATATGTTCTATCCAAACTCGCTTTACCTTTCCCAGGGCATAACCAAGGCACGTTTCTGCACTGTAATAATAGGCAACTAATGTTGTAAAAGAAAAGAGTAAAATGGCAAGAGCCACAAAAGGAGCACCAACTCCTGTTAGCACTGACTCCACTGCTTTTTGTGTGTAAATTGTTCCTGGCTCAACACCTCCCAAATTATTCACAAGTGGTTTCATCCCATCTGGCGTCACATTATACATACCTGTAGAAAGAATCATGAACCCAGTGGCAGAACAAATAAGTAGCGTATCAACGTAGACGGCAAAAGACTGAACTAACCCTTGTTTAGCAGGATGAGAAACTTCTACTGCTGCGGCTCCATAAATTTCACTTCCTACTCCGGCTGCATTTGAATAAATACCTCTTCGAACTCCCCAGGCAATTGCCGATCCTATGATACCTCCAAATGTTGCATCTGTACCGATAGCACTCGTAATAATAAGTGAAAACATATGAGGAATTTCAGAAAAGTTTACACCTAAGATAATGAAGCAAATTAAAATGTATCCAATAGCCATAAATGGCACAAGTATTTCTGCAAACTTTGCAATTCGTTTCACGCCGCCAAAAATAATGACTCCAAGAGCCATAACCATTAGTATCCCAGTTACTGACGGTTTTATCTCAAATGCTGTTTCTATACCAACTGCAACCGTGTTTGCTTGTAGAGCTGGTAATAGCATTCCCTGTGCAACTACTGTGACAATGGCGTATAATACAGCAAGCCATTTCATTTTTAATCCTTTTTCTATATAAAAGGATGGACCTCCCCGTAATTGTCCGTTCTCTTTCACCTTATATACTTGGGCAAGCGTTGTTTCAACAAATGAAGTTGCAGCTCCTAAAAACGCCATAATCCACATCCAAAAGAGAGCACCTGGTCCACCATATGCGATAGCAGTAGCCACACCTGCCACATTTCCAATTCCTACCCTACTAGAAAGTGTCATGGCTAATCCTTGAAAAGAAGATACTCCCGTCGCAGAACCTCCCCCATCAAAAATTAATTTCCTCATGTCCTTAAGATGCCGAATTTGAAGAAAACGTGTAGCAAGAGAATAAAATAACCCTACTCCTAGGAAAACGTAAACCAAGGCTGAACTCCAAACAATTCCATTGAGCCAATTTATAAATGTCTCCATAAAAGTCCCCTATCCATAAGATATATTTTTTCTATGAAACTCTCGCTTTTTATAG containing:
- a CDS encoding ATP-grasp domain-containing protein, which codes for MKIADKHLAIICQNKHLPFVFEEAQDLGVEVTFFYNANDTRPKNLSGINRYIPIRLFDQQEEALNIVKQAYQESPFDGVMTLFEPALDFVAKVAEELKLPSLPISVIEKCRNKNEMRRSLKENNLNTPTFYELASDEILDELLFEFPLVVKPTNGFSSQGVTRVNNREELVKSINKVKKINKDELGKFTQNKIGIVIEQFIDGPEFAIETFSIKGEVYVLSIGYKGDCKGPFFEEGVYIAPAQLDENLKSTIANEASRAVKALGIENGPAHTELRLNQDGVPYVIEVGARIGGSGVSHYIVKESTGINYMQLAIQNAVGVLDPHCILHNIIAKNVAGNYIIPVQGSGVVEEIQGIESLQKDSRVKRILQFIDKGTEILPYPYFSGYPGFILTSHQSYEDCENYYKNLDKKIKITYKNNITI
- a CDS encoding SDR family NAD(P)-dependent oxidoreductase, with amino-acid sequence MRLKDKVALVTGAGSGMGAAIAQGYLKEGARVIFADINIESAQKVAQDSGASEDMWLATYIDVGNQANVKECIEQTIQKFGQLDILVANAGITIRKPFLELTEEDYDRVMQVNAKGVFLCSQEAARVMARQGGGSIIHISSTTSVIAEPNAVQYGASKGAVASMTRHMASDLGTMKIRVNAIAPGTIHTNLTGARLSDREVMERESGLTILNRVGETDDIVGPAIFLASDESSFITGTHIFVDGGYSVK
- a CDS encoding SDR family oxidoreductase, which encodes MDMNVVITGAGSGLGASLAKKYSDLGCHVCLLGRTQTKLIRTAETLTNNHSIYEVDVSSKQDVAKVMHLIKEEVGAIDVLINNAGVGSFDLTENLTEESIHQMIDINLKGTIFCTQEVLDDMKKRNQGYIVNIISLSGKRGKATESVYSASKFGVRGFTESLALELEPTAVRIFGAYMGNMKTELWGGASTEETFMEPDDVADIIMGNIKPQKNILVEEVVIKNDKNKY
- a CDS encoding alanine/glycine:cation symporter family protein, producing the protein METFINWLNGIVWSSALVYVFLGVGLFYSLATRFLQIRHLKDMRKLIFDGGGSATGVSSFQGLAMTLSSRVGIGNVAGVATAIAYGGPGALFWMWIMAFLGAATSFVETTLAQVYKVKENGQLRGGPSFYIEKGLKMKWLAVLYAIVTVVAQGMLLPALQANTVAVGIETAFEIKPSVTGILMVMALGVIIFGGVKRIAKFAEILVPFMAIGYILICFIILGVNFSEIPHMFSLIITSAIGTDATFGGIIGSAIAWGVRRGIYSNAAGVGSEIYGAAAVEVSHPAKQGLVQSFAVYVDTLLICSATGFMILSTGMYNVTPDGMKPLVNNLGGVEPGTIYTQKAVESVLTGVGAPFVALAILLFSFTTLVAYYYSAETCLGYALGKVKRVWIEHILKFIILAIVFYGSIKAATLAWGLGDLGIGSMAWLNIFSILFLSKQAFKVLKDYERQKKEGKDPVFDPAMLGIKGADYWEKEHKYSEYYKGDEAQEEHKQTFISS